The following DNA comes from Candidatus Hydrogenedentota bacterium.
TTTGTGGGGGTTTACAGGAAAGCGCGAGTTTAGCACGTGGAGGAGGGGAGACGCCAATCGGGGGCCGAGGAAGAGACTCGTCGGCAATGCCACCGGATCAAGAATCAGACATGGTTCACAAGATTTACATGATTAAGACTCTCCCCTCGTGCCGCAACCAAAAGAGACTCAACCACGGATGCACACCGATGATTTGACTCGATACTCCAGAGCGCTGCAAGCGCGAAATACTCCAGCCTGGGGTGAGATTCGCGTTACCGACGCGAATCGAAACCCCAGGTACCCGCCCCCACCCAACGAACGCCCTGTCAGGGCGCAAGCACCACGCCGCGCTCGGCGATCGCGGCGCTACCGGGGCCGCGTTTCGGGCATGAATCGTGGCGCTAATCGGTATATGGTTTGAAGCCAGATCCTTCGTCCGCTGGAGGCGGACTCAGGATGACAATCAATGTGGCGCAGCCGCTCTCGGCTGCGATTCAGTAGCGATGCGCCTCCCGAAAATCGATATGCCTTCTACCATTGCGGCGCAAATCATCATTGGCTATAGTCAAACAGACGGCAATGGTCATTGCGACAAGGAAAGGTTCATGGGTCAGTTTGCGGTAAAGTCCACGAAATGGACCTTGGATATCGCCACACGTTTTATCAAGGCCAACATTCGCCTACATAACCTCGAAGCGCTGCAGGACGACATGGCGGCGATCTTCGTCGTGAATCACTTCACGCGAATAGAAACGGTGCTTCTTCCCTACGCCATCCACAAACAAACGGGCAAGGAAGTCTGGTCGCTCGCCGCGGCGGAATTGTTCAAGGGGCGCATCGGGCAATACCTGCTCGCGATGGGGAACGTGTCGACCAAGGACCCGGATCGCGACGCGATCATTGTGCGTTCGCTGCTGAAAGGGGATCACCCGTGGATCATTTTTCCGGAAGGCGGGATGATCAAGGACAAGAAGGTCATCGATCACGAGGGGATGTTCCGTGTTTACAGCCACAGCGGGCGGCGTCCCCCGCATACGGGCGCGGCGGTGCTTGCGTTGCGCGCGCAATACTACCGCGAGCGGCTCGCGTGCTTTCGCGAACGGCCCGGCATGGACGAGGTGGTCAAGCCCGTGCTGGATCGATTCGAGCTGGAGAGCATCGATGAGGCGCTGTCCAAACGGACCGTCATTGTGCCGGTGAACATTACGTACTTCCCCATCCGGTCGCAGGAGAACGTGGTGCTGCGGCTGGCGAGGTCACTCTCGAAGGATCTGAGTAAGCGGGCTGCTGAAGAATTGTCTTTCGAAGGCACCGTCTTGTCGAAAGACACAGACGTGGACATCACGTTCGGCGATCCCATCGCCGTTTCGGATTACTTTCAGGCTCCCGACTGCCCCATGTTCCTGGATGCGGTGCAGGACAATCTTAACGCAATGGAAGAGGACCCCGAATCGGGGTTTAACGAAGCGGCACGGCGGGTCATGATCCGCTACATGGCCGAGATCTACCGCAACACCACGGTGAATTATGACCATATCTTCGGCACTTTGATTCGATATCAGCGCGCGCGCAAGTTCACCGAACGGGCGTATCGAAACCGGATCTTTCTCTGCGTTCACCAAATCAAGCAACTGGGACAACACCGCCTGCATCACGTCCTCGACCGCTCGTACCGCGACATTCTGTACGAAGACGCGAGTCCGATGTTTGCGGATTTTCTCGACCTGTGCGTGCGCGAGGGTGTTTTGCGGCGCGAAGGGGACGGGTATGTACGCGTGGCGCAAACCCGAACGGAGACCGACTTTCAGACTGTGCGAAGCTCGGAGCTGACGACCGTGATCGCAAACGAAGTCGAGCCGCTGACGTTGCTCACGGGCATCATTCGAAACATCGCTCAGACTCCGCGCACGGTATTGTCGAGCAAGATTCGCTC
Coding sequences within:
- a CDS encoding alpha/beta fold hydrolase — protein: MGQFAVKSTKWTLDIATRFIKANIRLHNLEALQDDMAAIFVVNHFTRIETVLLPYAIHKQTGKEVWSLAAAELFKGRIGQYLLAMGNVSTKDPDRDAIIVRSLLKGDHPWIIFPEGGMIKDKKVIDHEGMFRVYSHSGRRPPHTGAAVLALRAQYYRERLACFRERPGMDEVVKPVLDRFELESIDEALSKRTVIVPVNITYFPIRSQENVVLRLARSLSKDLSKRAAEELSFEGTVLSKDTDVDITFGDPIAVSDYFQAPDCPMFLDAVQDNLNAMEEDPESGFNEAARRVMIRYMAEIYRNTTVNYDHIFGTLIRYQRARKFTERAYRNRIFLCVHQIKQLGQHRLHHVLDRSYRDILYEDASPMFADFLDLCVREGVLRREGDGYVRVAQTRTETDFQTVRSSELTTVIANEVEPLTLLTGIIRNIAQTPRTVLSSKIRSIMMQEDLDLFESDYAASALPDESKPPEVGRPFLLVPPRYKAGIVLVHGYMAAPLEIRALADYLCGRGYAVYGVRVKGHGTSPEDLARTPWEEWYESVNRGYAIVKSLTDNIILGGFSTGGVLAMLAAGRKRDKVRAVFSINAPLQLRRYMARFASTLVSMNNLAAYIKRGATGWEFVENHPENRHINYFRNPLTGVKELGEVMDAMEASLKDICVPALVIQGYHDPIVDPSSGESIFKRIGSSDKELTFFDRNR